A window from Triplophysa dalaica isolate WHDGS20190420 chromosome 3, ASM1584641v1, whole genome shotgun sequence encodes these proteins:
- the LOC130415767 gene encoding zinc finger protein 11-like, which produces MCGLAVKKMEIDKEEIEDISVSDPCQLKNEDTKEQTGMMELKDESDELNGLEETQQYQKPHHFKLEEISSDCSEMKSTSSKTRQSTKTRESFTCPHCEEGFASKRDFDLHIRVHTGGNIFTCPQCGKQFAYKDRLAKHIRTHIEERPFSCLQCGKSFKRKGALKTHMIIHTGERPYPCPQCGQSFKQSGALNEHMRIHTGERPYKCPQCGQSFKQSGALNTHMTIHTGERPHKCPECGKSFKQRGPLTIHMNIHTGKRPYKCVQCGQSFRQSGALNKHMTTHSGERPYTCLQCGKSFRKSDALITHMTIHTGELPYKCPECGKSFRHSRMFKSHMNIHTGERPYTCVQCGKSFKQSGALNTHMIIHSGERPYPCVQCGKSFRQNSALTVHKRIHYRESPNTCSVFLERSHTTADMWKNSGPVRGIGDIGGCLGRKMTEGAPEKKKKKKNAVLETASCLRKNKKKKNIYLLSFPTNYSTRGCKKMEIVKEEIEDISVSDPCQLKNEDTKEQTGMMELKDESDELNGLEETHQYQKPHHFKLEEISSDCSKMQNTSSKTRQSMKTRESFTCPHCEEGFASKRDFELHIRVHTGEEMFTCPQCGKQFAYKDRLAKHIRTHIEERPFSCLQCGKSFKRKGTLNTHMIIHTGERPYPCPQCGKSFKQSGALNGHMTLHTGERPYKCSQCGQSFRQTGALNTHMTIHTGERPHKCPECGKSFRQSKILKRHMTIHSGERPYKCVQCGKSFRQCDALNDHMTIHSRERPHKCPECGKSFGLSRMLKRHMIIHTGERPYTCVLCGQSFRHCDALNNHMTIHSGDRPHKCTECGKSFGLITMLKRHMIIHTGGRPYTCVQCGQSFKQSGALNEHMTIHTGERPYKCPECGQSFRQTGALNTHMKIHTGERPHKCPECGKSFGLSRMLKRHMIIHSGERPYTCVQCGKSFRQNIALNTHMTIHSGERPYKCPECGKSFGLSRMLKRHMIIHTGERPYTCVQCGQSFRQCDALNNHMTIHTGERPHICPECEKSFKQSRMLKRHMKIHTGERPYKCVQCGKSFKQSGGLSTHMRIHTGERPYTCVQCGKSFNQCGALSTHMRIHTGERPYPCLQCEKSYKQNSALTVHKRIHHRESPNTASM; this is translated from the exons ATGTGTGGActtgctgtaaaaaaaatggaGATTGATAAAGAGGAGATTGAAGACATAAGTGTTTCAGATCCATGCCAACTGAAAAATGAAGATACTAAGGAACAAACAG GTATGATGGAACTGAAAGATGAAAGTGATGAACTGAATGGACTGGAGGAGACACAACAGTATCAGAAACCTCATCATTTCAAACTGGAAGAAATATCTTCTGATTGCTCGGAGATGAAAAGTACTTCTTCAAAAACAAGGCAAAGCACGAAAACAAGAGAATCTTTCACTTGCCCTCATTGTGAAGAGGGCTTTGCTTCAAAAAGAGACTTTGATCTGCACATAAGAGTCCACACTGGAGGAAACATTTTCACctgccctcagtgtggaaaACAGTTTGCATACAAAGACCGACTTGCAAAGCACATAAGAACTCACATTGAAGAGCGCCCGTTCTcatgtcttcagtgtggaaagagttttaaacgTAAGGGTGCGCTTAAAACCCACATGataattcacaccggagagcgGCCATACccgtgtcctcagtgtggacAGAGTTTTAAACAAAGTGGTGCGCTTAAtgaacacatgagaattcacactggagagcggccGTATaaatgtcctcagtgtggacaGAGTTTTAAACAAAGTGGAGCACTTAATACCCACATGacaattcacactggagagcgtccaCATAAATGTCctgagtgtggaaagagttttaaacagagGGGTCCTCTTACCATCCACATGAACATTCACACTGGAAAGCGGCCATACAAGTGTGTTCAGTGTGGCCAGAGTTTTAGACAGAGTGGTGcactaaataaacacatgacaaCTCACTctggagagcgcccatacacgtgtcttcagtgtggaaagagttttagaaAAAGTGATGCGCTTATAACCCACATGACAATTCACACAGGAGAGCTCCCATATAAATGCCctgagtgtggaaagagttttagacATAGTAGAATGTTTAAAAGCCACATGAACATTCACACAGGAGAGCGCCCATAcacgtgtgttcagtgtggaaagagttttaaacagtcTGGTGCGCTCAATACTCACATGATAATTCATTCTGGAGAGCGCCCATACccgtgtgttcagtgtggaaagagtttcagacaGAATAGTGCACTTACTGTCCACAAGAGAATTCACTATAGAGAGAGCCCAAACACATGTTCAGT GTTCCTGGAGAGAAGTCACACTACAGCAGACATGTGGAAGAACTCTGGGCCGGTCCGTGGCATAGGCGACATAGGTGGTTGCCTAGGGCGCAAAATGACCGAAGGGGCGCCAG aaaagaagaagaagaagaagaacgcTGTGTTAGAGACGGCGAGTTGCCtaagaaaaaacaagaagaagaagaacatttaTCTCTT ATCTTTTCCTACAAATTATTCTACAAGGGGCTGTAAAAAAATGGAGATTGTTAAAGAGGAGATTGAAGACATAAGTGTTTCAGATCCATGCCAACTGAAAAATGAAGATACTAAGGAACAGACAG GTATGATGGAACTGAAAGATGAAAGTGATGAACTGAATGGACTGGAGGAGACACATCAGTATCAGAAACCTCATCATTTCAAACTGGAAGAAATATCTTCTGATTGCTCGAAGATGCAAAATACTTCTTCAAAAACAAGGCAAAGCATGAAAACAAGAGAATCTTTCACTTGCCCTCATTGTGAAGAGGGCTTTGCTTCAAAAAGAGACTTTGAGCTGCACATAAGAGTCCACACTGGAGAAGAGATGTTCACctgccctcagtgtggaaaACAGTTTGCATACAAAGACAGACTTGCAAAGCACATAAGAACTCACATTGAAGAGCGCCCGTTCTcatgtcttcagtgtggaaagagttttaaacgAAAGGGTACACTTAATACCCACATGATAATTCACACCGGAGAAAGGCCATACccgtgtcctcagtgtggaaagagttttaaacaaaGTGGTGCGCTTAATGGACACATGACccttcacactggagagcggccGTATAAATGTTCCCAGTGTGGCCAGAGTTTTAGACAAACAGGTGCGCTTAACACCCACATGacaattcacactggagagcgcccacATAAATGTCctgagtgtggaaagagttttagacAGAGTAAAATTCTTAAAAGACACATGACAATTCACTCAGGAGAGCGCCCATACaagtgtgttcagtgtggaaagagttttagacAGTGTGATGCTCTAAATGACCACATGACAATTCACTCTAGAGAGCGTCCACATAAATGTCctgagtgtggaaagagtttcggACTGAGTAGAATGCTTAAAAGACACATGAtcattcacactggagagcgcccatacacATGTGTTCTGTGTGGACAGAGTTTTAGACATTGTGATGCGCTAAATAACCACATGACAATTCACTCTGGAGACCGGCCACATAAATGTActgagtgtggaaagagtttcggACTGATTACAATGCTTAAAAGACACATGATCATTCACACTGGAGGTCGCCCATAcacgtgtgttcagtgtggcCAGAGTTTTAAACAAAGTGGTGCGCTTAATGAACACATGacaattcacactggagagcggccGTATAAATGTCCTGAGTGTGGCCAGAGTTTTAGACAGACGGGTGCGCTTAACACCcacatgaaaattcacactggagagcgcccacATAAATGTCctgagtgtggaaagagtttcggACTGAGTAGAATGCTTAAAAGACACATGATCATTCACTCAGGAGAGCGCCCATAcacgtgtgttcagtgtggaaagagttttagacAGAATATTGCGCTTAATACCCACATGACAATTCACTCTGGAGAGCGCCCATATAAATGCCctgagtgtggaaagagttttggACTGAGTAGAATGCTTAAAAGACACATGAtcattcacactggagagcgcccatacacgtgtgttcagtgtggcCAGAGTTTTAGACAGTGTGATGCGCTAAATAACCACATGacaattcacactggagagcgtccaCATATATGTCCtgagtgtgaaaagagttttaaacagagTAGAATGCttaaaagacacatgaaaattcacactggagagcgcccatacaagtgtgttcagtgtggaaagagttttaaacagagTGGTGGGCTAAGTActcacatgagaattcacacaggagagcgtccatacacgtgtgttcagtgtggaaagagttttaatcAGTGTGGTGCGCTAAGTActcacatgagaattcacactggagagcgtccatacCCGTGTcttcagtgtgaaaagagttacAAACAGAATAGTGCACTTACTGTCCACAAGAGAATTCACCATAGAGAGAGCCCAAACACAGCTTCAATGTAA
- the LOC130417515 gene encoding gastrula zinc finger protein XlCGF52.1-like: MEIVKEEIEDISVSDPCGVKSEYTKEQTDLVGLKDESGEPKGLEETHQYQKTHRFKMEEISSDCWQINNTKTRESFTCPQCEDVFAVKTDFELHIRVHRGEKLFTCPQCGKHCLSKAQLVEHIRTHIKGGRQYPCLQCGKSFKQRCLLNAHINIHTGERPYPCPQCGKSFRRSSTLTDHIKIHSGERPYTCVQCGKSFRLSRMLNDHARIHSGERPYTCPQCGKRFKQSGALNNHIKIHSVERPYPCPQCGKSFRTSSLLNIHMNIHTGERPYPCVQCGKSFRQSGALNTHMRIHSGERPYPCLKCGKSFRQSSALNTHMRTHSEERPYNCVDCGKSFRQNCNLNHHVKLHSSEGPYTCPQCGKDFINSSKLDNHMKIHSGESPYTCLECGKSFTNQSHFRIHMRVHTGERPYSCLQCPKRFSQKGGLKVHMRIHSRETLNTSSV; encoded by the exons ATGGAGATTGTTAAAGAGGAGATTGAAGACATAAGTGTTTCAGATCCATGCGGAGTGAAAAGTGAATATACTAAGGAACAAACAG ATCTTGTGGGACTTAAAGATGAAAGTGGCGAACCAAAGGGACTGGAGGAGACACATCAGTATCAGAAAACTCATCGTTTCAAAATGGAAGAAATATCATCCGATTGCTGGCAGATAAACAATACGAAAACAAGAGAATCTTTCACTTGCCCTCAGTGTGAAGATGTCTTTGCTGTGAAAACAGACTTTGAGCTGCACATAAGAGTCCACAGGGGGGAAAAGCTTTTTACctgccctcagtgtggaaaACATTGCTTGAGCAAAGCACAACTTGTAGAGCACATAAGAACTCACATTAAAGGAGGACGCCAATACCcatgtcttcagtgtggaaagagttttaaacagagatgtttGCTCAATGCCCACATAAACATTCACACCGGAGAGCGCCCATAcccatgtcctcagtgtggaaagagttttagacGGAGTAGCACGCTTACTGATCACATTAAAATTCACTCTGGAGAGCGGCCGTAcacgtgtgttcagtgtggaaaaagTTTTAGACTGAGTAGGATGCTTAATGACCATGCTAGAATTCACTCAGGAGAGCGGCCATACacgtgtcctcagtgtggaaagagatttAAACAGAGTGGTGCGCTTAACAACCACATAAAAATTCACTCTGTAGAGCGTCCGTACccgtgtcctcagtgtggaaagagttttcgAACCAGTAGTTTGCTTAATATCCACATGAacattcacactggagagcgcccgtacccctgtgttcagtgtggaaagagttttagacAGAGTGGTGCGCTCAATacccacatgagaattcactcTGGAGAGCGCCCATACCCGTGTCTtaagtgtggaaagagttttagacAGAGCAGTGCGCTCAATACCCACATGAGAACCCACTCCGAAGAGCGCCCATACAATTGTGTGGactgtggaaagagtttcagacaGAATTGTAATCTTAATCACCACGTGAAACTTCATTCTAGCGAGGGTCCATACACGTGTCCTCAGTGTGGTAAGGATTTTATAAATAGTAGTAAGCTTGACAACCACATGAAAATTCATTCTGGAGAGAGTCCATACACGTGTCTTGAGTGCGGTAAAAGCTTCACAAACCAAAGTCATTTTCGGATccacatgagagttcacactggagagcggccATATTCATGTCTTCAGTGTCCAAAGAGATTCTCGCAGAAAGGAGGTCTTAAGgtccacatgagaattcactcCAGAGAGACTCTAAACACATCTTCTGTGTAG